GAAGCAAATGTTTATAAGAGCGGCGCTTAGAGGAGCAGCTAAAATGACACTGGAGGTACGCCGTTCTAATGAGCCGGCAAAGCGCTTGTACACGCAAATGGGCTTTAAAGAGTATGGTGTGCGCAAAGGTTATTATTCAGATACGAACGAGGATGCCATAATTATGTGGAAGGACGAACTCCTAAAAATAGGTAAAACTCGTAATAATGTAAACAGTTAATACACAAACAAACAAAAAATATAGGAATTTATTTTGAATTTTGGTAAATGAATGTTTTTTTAGTGGATAACCTGTAGACACATATTAAAAAATATGCTAGCATATAATAAAAATAAACCCATAATTATGAAACGGGTGTTTTGCCTTCGCAAAACTAAGAGGGAAGATCAGTTTATGCTGACGCGGTCCCGCCACTGTGTTAGGTAGCAAACTCACATTTTGCCACTGGATTTTAAAATCTGGGAAGGCGTGAGAGAGCGATGACCTTCAGCCAGGAAACCTGCCCGTTTTGGGTTTCGCCGAAGACCTACGATGGATAGGGAGGTGATCAGGTGCGTACTTTTTTCAGAGGTACTGCTCTATGTCCCTTGCGTCCAAGTTGACGGCAGGGGTTTTATATTTTTTATATGTAATTTATAGAATAGGTGTCCTGCCTCGAGAAGGGGGACTTAAAGCAGGTAAAATGTAGGGAATGTCCTCAAAAACCGGTTATGGTACTTGGGGTACATGATGATCTTAGAGCCGAAACTGCCTATTCGCTAACAGTGGGTACTTCTTCGGGGAGTGGTTGGCGATTTGTGCATTGTCGGCCCGTTTACACTCCCGGTGCTTGTACATCGGGTTTTTTATTTTTGGAGAGGAGACGGTATTTTGAAGATGCAAAAAAGGTATTTGACAGTTGTTCTCGCTATGTTATCAACCTTCTTTGTTTTTCCGGAGTATGTTTATGCCATGCATATTATGGAGGGTTTTCTTCCAATTAAGTGGAGTATTATATGGTCGCTGATTACGCTGCCATTTATTCTGGTTGGTTTACTATCTATATACAAAAAAGTGAAAGACAACCCTGGTTTAAAAATGCTGCTGGGCCTGGCCGGTGCCTTTGCCTTTGTTCTATCTGCTTTAAAATTGCCGTCGATTAGCGGTAGTTGTTCTCACCCAACCGGGGTAGGCCTGGGTGCAATTCTATTTGGTCCCTTTGCTATGAGTGTACTAGGTCTTATAGTGCTGCTTTTTCAAGCTGTGCTTTTAGCCCACGGCGGGTTAACTACCCTGGGAGCCAATACTTTTTCTATGGCTGTGGTGGGGCCCTTTGTAGCCTATGGAGTTTACAGGGTCCTTCAGAAATGCGGGGCTCCGATGTGGCTCTGCGTATTTTTGGCGGCGGCCCTGGGGGACCTGGCAACATATGCCGTGACATCAGCGCAGTTAGCCCTGGCCTTTCCATCGGAAATCGGTGGATTTATGACTTCATTATATAAGTTTATGTCTGTTTTTGCGGTTACCCAGATTCCTTTGGCCGTAAGTGAAGGACTTTTAACTGTATTGGTCATGAATTTCCTGACGGTTCATAGTAAAAATGAACTGGAGGAATTGTCAGTACAAACGAAGGGGGTTAAGGCGTGAGTACAGCGGCTAAGAATACTATTCTGATATTTTTGGTGCTGGCCCTGGTGGTAATTCCACTGGCTTTGCACGGAACCGCAGAATTCGGTGGGGCTGACGGGCAGGCAGAAGAGTTAATCGGTCAAATTAACAAAGATTATCAGCCCTGGTATAGTTCATTCTGGGAACCGCCCAGCGGGGAGATTGAGAGTCTTTTATTTGCAGCTCAGGCAGCTGTCGGCAGTGGTTTTATCGGCTATTATTTCGGATATGTACGGGGTAAGAAAAAACAGCAAAAGGAGTAAAACTAAAGAATGCTTTCTATTGACCAGTATGCCTATACTAATGAATTAAGAAGTTATCACCCTGGTGAAAAATTTGCTTTTACTATACTTACAATGGTTATTTGTTTGGCCGCATCTTCCATAGCTACTTCCCTGGCGGTTTTATTATTAATGTCTGCGGCGGTTATTTGGCGGGCCGGAATTCCTTGCCGGGTGTATGTCAAATATATGTCTGTTCCGTTATTTTTTCTGCTGGTCGGTGTGGCAACCATTGCTGTTGTAGTCTCTAAAGAATCTTACGCTTCTCTTTTTGGTTTTACTATAGGTGGTTTTAAGGTGGGTGTTACTTCTCAAAGTATCCGGGCTGCTGTCAGTACTCTGTCAAAATCATTGGGGGCAGTTAGCTGTTTATATTTTCTATCGCTAACTACACCGATGACAGATGTTATTTACATTTTTCGAAAAATGAAAGTACCGGCATTGTTCATCGAATTAATGACCTTGATTTATCGTTTTATTTTTGTTTTAATGGAAACAGCAGAGAAGATCTATACAGCACAATCATCCCGGTTGGGCTACTCCTCTGTTAAAATTTCCTTCTGTTCTCTCGGCAAATTAGCCTCAAATCTTTTTATGAAGTCTTTTTATAGGTCTCAACTTCTCTTTCAAGCACTTTCTGCCCGTTGTTATACGGGAGGATTAAATGTAGTTGAACCACAATATGTATTTTCATATACAAATCTGTTATTAATAGTAGTTTTGGAATTAGCGCTGGTTGCTTTAACACTTTACTCCGGAGGTGAGCTGCTATAAAAGAATATATTCTTGAGGCCAAAGGAGTTGAGTTTTCATATCCGGATGGAACAAAAGCTTTAAAAGATATAAATATAGGTATAGAAAAGGGAAAGAAAGTGGCTGTTTTAGGTTCTAACGGGGCCGGGAAATCTACTCTTTTTTTGCATTTTAACGGGATTTTAAAGCCTACTAAAGGGAGTATCCGTTATAACGGAAAGGATATTTCCTATAAACATAAGCATTTAATGGAATTGAGAAAAAATGTAGGTATAGTTTTTCAAGATCCGGATACACAGTTGTTTTCAGCCAGTGTACTACAAGAAATTTCTTTTGGACCTTTAAACCTGGGGTTATCAAAAGAAGAGGTATTGAAGCGGGTTAATGAGGCTATGAGGGCGGCAGAGATAGTTGATTTAAAGGATAAACCAACCCATTTCTTAAGCTATGGCCAGAAAAAACGGGTTTCTATTGCTGACATTTTAGCAATGGAGCCCGAAGTAATTATTTTTGATGAACCCACTGCCTGGTTGGACCCGAAGTTATCTCTACAGATTATGGAGTTATTTAATAAGTTAAATAAGGATGGAATAACAGTAGTTTTATCTACCCATGACATTGATTTGGCTTATTCTTGGGCAGATTATATTATTGTTATGGAACAGGGACAGGTTGTAGAAGAAGGGTTTCCGGAATCTATATTTTTAAACGAGGAACTCCTTCACAATTCCGGACTGGAGAGACCTTTTATAATTGAAATGTATTTAGAGTTGGTGCGGAAAGGGTGGCTTACAGCCAATAAGCCGGTACCAAGGACGAAAGAAGAGCTGTTTGCACTTCTTGTGACTAAAGCACCGGAGGCCGTGTAAAGGCGGGTTTATTGGAAATGCAGAGGGTTACTGCTAAATAATTTAATTTAACTGGTAAAAGGCCTTCGGGATATCCGGAGGTTTTTAATTTCTGTGAAAACATATGACATATGTGTTGCCCGGGGATTTTAAAAAAATTATACTAAAGTTATGTCACAAACGGTTGATTAGCTGTGTTATATAAGTGAGAAGTAAGTTAGGGCAGGTGTACCATGATGGGGGACTTACCGGTAAGTAATTTTAAAAATTTATTTGATAGCCATTACCCGGAGGTATATCGACTGCTAACTTATCTGTTGGGAAACCAGTCCGCCGCGGAGGACTTGGCCCAGGAGACTTTTTTAAAATTATATCAGTCTCCGCCCCGAGAAAAAGAGAACCTGGCCGGCTGGTTGTTTCGAGTGGCCCGTAATTTAGCTTTTAATTATTTGCGCAGTGAAAAAGGCAGGTACAGGCGGGAAGAACGCTGTGTGCTTCAGGGGAATGAAATCACGGCAGGGTTATCTTCTGAGGAAGCATTTTTAAGGAAACAAGAAGCTGTCTTGGTTCATGAGGTACTGCAGAAGCTTACGGAAAGAGACAGAAATTGTTTGCTGCTCAAATTTTCCGGAATGAGTTATGCGGAGATTGCAGAGATTATCGGGGTTAAGCAAACATCGGTGGGAACTGTTCTTGCCCGGGCCCGGGCTAATTTTAAAAAAGAGTTTACCCGTTTGAAAGGAAGTGAACTCTAATGTGCTGTGATGTGGGAATCCTGCAGGCCTATCTGGATCAAGAGTTGGAACCGACACGAATAGGTGAGATAGAGGCCCACCTGGCGGCTTGTGCCGAGTGCAGGCGGTTACTGGAAGAGCTCCGGGAAAATGACAGCTTTGTTACTGCTCAGCTTGAGGCTTATTCCGGTTTGTTTAATCACAAAGATATAAAAGCCGGCGAGGCCTGGAGCAGGTTTACAGAGAATCATGTATTGAAACAAAAGAAAGCTTTTAATTTAAAGGGGGTATTCAACTTTATGAAAAGATATAAGTTGGCAGCTGCAGTTTTTACAATGGTTTTGGCATTTGCCGTAAGTATGAGTTTTAGTTCGGTGCGCAGTTTTGCCGGGGAACTCTTAACAGTTTTTAGAGTTGAAAAGGTAGAGACAATTGACATAAATCCGAACGAGTTGGCTAAGATGCAGGAGGCCATAGAAAAGGGAGTAGGAGAAGTAGATATTGATAACTTTGGCAATATTAAAGTAAGCGGTAAAAATACGCAAGAACCGGTTACTTTAGACGAAGCACAAAAAGCGGTAGACTTTACGATTAAGTTACCGTCTGATTTACCCGGTGATTATTCCGAACCGGTCTTATATAAAAATACCGGAAGTACTGCCAGCTTAACTCTTGATGTTGATAATGTAAACCAGTTACTAATGTCTTTAGGTAGTTCTAAGTTATTGCCCCAAGAATTAGACAATAAAACTTTTACCCTGCATATACCGGTAGCTATCGGTGCTGAGTATACAGCTAAAAACGGTTCCCATTTAATGATTGGCCAGACCAGAAGTCCGGAGATGGTAGTGCCGGAGGGTGTTGACGTTAATGAGATTCGCAGTGCGCTGGTCTCTGTGCCCGTCCTGCCGGAAAGTCTTAAAAAGCAGCTGGTGGCAATAAATGATTGGCAGCATACAGTGCTTGTTCCCAATATTAAAGGTAGTTCCCAAGAGGTTATGGTAAACGGTGTACAGGGTGTTTTTATGAGTTCACCCAAAGACGCTCATAACGACGGAGCAGCCTTGCTTTGGCAAAAGGACGGGGTAATATATGTTATTGCCGGAAGCAGTCTCACTTTAACCCAGGCACAGTCTATTGCTGCATCCATGAGGTGAAAAAATGATTGTTGAAACAAAAAATTTAACTAAAATTTACGGGCGAAAGCCAGGATGTGAAAGGATTTGCCTCTCAGTTTCCGAGGGGCAAATCTTTGGTTTGCTGGGACCAAACGGGGCCGGTAAGAGTACCCTGGTTAAAATGCTCACCGGTCTTTTAAGACCTACTTCCGGCGAGGCCCGGCTGTTAAATCGTCCTCTTGGCGATCTGGAGGCCCGCAAAAAGATAGGCTTTTTACCGGAAAACTTCCGGTATCAGGACTGGTTAACCGGTTATGAATTATTATCTTTTCATGCTGCATTGTTTAGACTTGATAAGTCACAATTTAAGAAGAGAATTACTGAAGTTTTAGAGATGGTTGGCTTAAAGGGAAGGGAAAAACAGAAAATAAAGACTTACAGTAAAGGTATGCAGCAGCGCATCGGCCTGGCTTGTGCTCTCCTGCCTGATCCGGATTTACTGTTTTTAGATGAACCTACTTCGGCTCTGGATCCTTTAGGCCGGCGGGAAGTACGGGAAATTATTCTTGAACTTAAAGGGCGCGGAAAGACAGTTTTCTTAAACAGTCATTTGTTGAGTGAGGTGGAGATGATTTGTGATCAGGTGGCTGTTATTAAAGGCGGGCGAATTGTAAAAAGCGGGACGGTAAAAGAACTAACAAATCAAAATATTGAAGTGGAACTGGTGGTAGGTGGCATGAATGACCTTATCGCGAGGGGGCTTGAGGCTGCTGCCGTTAAACTAACAGTAGATGGGAATCGGCTTTGGGTCACCCTTGACAATGAGAATAATGTACCCCGCCTGGCCGAAATAGTTGTGCAAAACGGTGGGCAGCTATTTAAGTTAGATACCAGGCAAGGTTCCCTGGAGGATTTTTTTGTGGAATTGGTCTCGGATAAGGGGGGCGGGCCGTGTTAATCATAGCTTCGATAACTTTTAGAGAAGTTTTGCGAAAAAAAGTTTTATTGTTAACATCATTATTAAGTCTTGCTTTTTTAAGTCTATACGGTTTGGGCGTATATCATGCTAATAAAAGCTTTGACGGCACTGAAGCCCAAATGATAAAAATGGCGGTAGTTCCCCAGTTGTTTTCCATGGGACTATATTTCGGCAATTTTATTATAGCTTTTTTAGCTATTTTTAGTGCCGTAGGAGCAATTTCTACCGAGGTGGAAAACGGAATAATGCATGCTGTTCTCTCCAGGCCTATTCGGAGAAGGGAGGTAGTGCTGGGAAAATTTATTGGTTATGGTACCATGTTGATACTGGGAGCCGCTGTGTTTTTTATTGCTATATCGCTGATTATTTCAGTAATTACCGGTTACTATATACCCGTTAAATCATCAATTATTGCCTTAACCCTATTTTGTTTTCAGCCGCTGTTGCTGTTGGCGCTGGCTCTTTTAGGAACGGTTTTTCTTTCTACCCTGGCTAACGGAGTAGCACTATTCTCACTGTATGCTGTGGGTGTAATCGGTGGAATACTAGAACAAATCGGATATTTTGTTAAGAATATAACCCTGAAAAATTTGGGAATCATCTCAAGCCTGGTGATACCTACTGATGCAATTTACCGGAAGATTATTCATATAGTTATGTCAGCTTCAAACCTACCTCTTTTGACCATGCAACAATTGGGACCGTTTGGGAGTCAGGCTGAACCCAGCGGGCTGATGATAGGTTATTCCGTATTTTACCTCCTGGTAACTTTGGTACTGGCGGTATATATTTTTAACCGAAGGGATGTTTAGGTTACTTGACCGCCATAGTCTGCCGTGATAATTTAATACAAGAGGTGGACTAAATGATGAAATATTTAATTTGGCTTTGGATACTTGTTCTGATTTTTATGCTTCTAATGATACCGATCAAGCTGCTATCCACAAGGAATATTGTTTGCCCTGAGTGCGGCAGAAAAACCATGATTAAAAAGAAACACTTCGAAGGAAGATGTGCTTATTGTGGGTCTATTTTAAAAAATCCTCGGCGTTAAGAGACCGGAGAAAATTTATGAAGGCTTCTGCTGCCCGGTTGAAGTATTTCCTTTTTGGATAAATAACATAGAGATTACGGTCTAAACTTACATCTTCCAAGTTTAAAACAGCCAAACTTTGCTGTCCGGCTTTTTTTTGTACCGCCCAGCGAGAAACAAAAGAAACACCCAGGCCGGCTTCCACGGCACTGATAATCGCCTCGGTGCTTCCGAATTCAGCTACAATCATTAAATTCTCTATATTCAGCCCTGCTTTGGCCAGTTTTCCCTCAACTTCCTGTCTGGTACCCGAGTCACTTTCCCGCCAGACCAGGTTTTCGCCTGCCAACTCAGCGGCCCGTACTCCTACCCTGTTGGCAAAAGGGTGGTCCGGAGGAGTGATAAGTACCAGTTCGTCACCGGCCAGCTTTACCGAGGCTATCTTTTCGTGCTGAACCCGGGTACCCACTGCTCCCAGGTGAATCTCATGATCCAATAATTTTTGAACAACCTTGCCGCTGTCCGCTACCTCTAAAAAGGTTTTAACCTGCGGGTATTCCTTTTTGAAAGCACCGATTATTTTAGGTAAAATATATTGGCCGGGTATGGTGCTGGCTCCGATAACTAATCTGCCTCGGATTTCAGAGACCAGTTCATTCATTTCCTCTTCCAGTTTTTCTAAGTGAGTTAATATTATCTTTGCATGTTTATAAAGCTTATTTCCGGCTTCCGTGGGAACCATCCTTCTTCCCAGACGCTCTAAAAGCTTTATTCCGTATTGTTCCTCCAGTGCACTGATTTGTTTGCTCACTGCAGGTTGAGTTATATTTAAATTTTTGGCGGCCTTAGAGATACTGTCCATTTCAATAACAGTAGCGAAGGTGTGCAGGAAATTTATATTCATATTCTTCTCCTAAGATAAATAATTGTAAGCATATTATATAACTTTTTGTTATGTGAATAAAGCTTTGTTAGCCGGGGAAGATTTACAGTTGACTTTTGATTTAAACGGTAGAAAAATTACTATGTAGGTGCTGCTTGTGACTTTATCAAAAGGAAATCAATATTTGACAGTTAACTTAGTGAATTAGTACATGATGGTCATAATTTACACTTGCATTAGTGTGTGAAATTATATATAATATTTTTGTGCCTTAATTAAGGCCTTTTTAAGCGCCTGTAGCTCAGGGGATAGAGCGCCGGCCTCCGGAGCCGGGTGCACAGGTTCGATTCCTGTCAGGCGCACCATAAGGAAATTTTAAAAAACCCGTAAATCCTTTATTTATAAGGGATTGCGGGTTTTTAATATTTTAGGGGGTTGGATAAAAGGTCTTTAAATACCCCTTAATTTACGTAAGTTTTCGTATCTAGTCGGACAAACTGTCGGACAAATAAGTTATAGTTTTATGTACAGAACAAAAAGAAAACTCCCTATTAATCTTATCTTTTTGATAAGGTTTTTTATTTATTAGAAGAGTCTTAAGACTGTCTCTTATTCTTTTACATTAATTAATATAATCATCCAGTAATGTCGTCCTACTTTGAGGCTCGCGATAAATTCACACTTTTAAGCTTCTATTAAATTGTGTACATAAAATTCTCACCGCAATAGACAGTACGTTTTTTACTGACTTTACCTGAATGTATGAATTTTTTTACATTTACAAATTTCTATTTCGAAAAAATTGCAATTTGTAAAATATTAAGTTTCTAACTTTATTTTAAGTGTCTCACTGGGGTTATGATGGAAAACCAAAAAGGAAAGGAGGTGGTTAATATTTTAAAATCTAGGCTTATCATTACTGTTTCTGCTTCCTTATTACTATTTTTAATCGGTTGTAACAGTTCTTCAAGTAGTCCAGGACAAACACTCATATTATTTGTGGAAAATATGCGTGAAGGCAATTATACCGAGGCTGCTCAATATGTTTCCGCTTTGACAGGAGCAGAATATAAAATGGATTTACCGACCTTTTTAACACTAATGGCTAATGAGGGGAATCCGGACAATATTAGTAAATGGACAAACGTAGAGGTGATTTCAGAAAAAATTGATGGAACACAAGCAAGGGTCAAGGTAAAAGTAACTATAAAACCTGACGGACAAGAATTCACATATGATACAGAAATCCCTATGAGGAAAGAAGACGACGTATGGAAATTATATTTAACATCACGTGGTTACGTAAGAAAGTAGAAAAGGCAAGAAAATCTTAAGTGTAATCTTATCGGAAAAGGAGGTTTTTATGGACCGTAGACTATTATACCGCTGGTTGGCCAGTGGAGTATTGTGGCTGCTGTTAATAGTTATTGTTGTAATCTCCATTCGTAGTATAAATATCGTTAATAGAACCGGGCATATAGCTGCAAATGCTTTAACAATAGAAAATGAGCAAACTATTACTGGTTTAAGAGATATTGCTCAATCCTTCGCTGTGGAATGGGCTACCTGGAATGGTAATCCAGAAAGTTATAAACAGCGAATGAGTTTATTTTTAGATAAGGTTCCAACTTTGGTTCCTCCTGATGCCATCCAGGAAGTAACAGCATCATCTGTGCTATCTGTTGATACGAAAAATAATGAGGACTACAGAGTTCGTGTATTATTACATGCTCATCGTTTAGTACCGGTTGCCGATGCGGGCAGTGTACCAACGACGCTTATTCCTGTAACAAGAGAAGATTTAGCACGTCTGCAGAGTAACAATTCAATTGATATTTCCCAGCTGCCCGCTTCGTCCTGGCAGGACTTCCTGCTTTATGTTGAAATACCGGTGAAAGTCGAAAACGACCAGCCGGTGATTGCTGGTTGGCCGGTAATAATAACTCCCGAATACACCAAAGGCAGTATTAAGCAGAGCAGTGATTGTAATTCATTAGCATCTGATGATTTTGCAACCTTCGTTAATCAATTTATGAGCTTGTATTACGGAGGTCAGCCACTGACTAATTTTGTTGTGTCCGGTGTTAATATCAAGCCGGTGTATGGTTGGAAACTTGAATCAGTCAACGAAGTGCGTGTAAACAATGATAAAAACCCAACTCAAGCAAGAGTACAAGTACTTGTATCCGCACCCGGTGTTAGTAATCTTACCCAAGATGTTTACTTGAAATTGAAACCAACCGGGAATAGTTTTTTGATTGAGGACCTGGGTTCTATTTAGATAAAGGGGTGACTTAAAAAAAATGCGAGAGATAAGCTATATATTTAGTGGTCATAAATTAAAATTTACAATGTTTTTTTCTATAATGTTGCTCATAATGTTTATACCCGATGTGGCCCTGGCTTACGATTTTAAAAGCGGCGCACAAAGTGTTCTTGACGTAGTAAAGATAATCGTCATTATAGCCGTTTTAGTTGGTGCTATCACCACGTTTGCCAGGCGGGAAATGGCAGCTGCTGTAACAATCATTGTAGTTGGAGCAGTACTCATATTTTTATCATCCGGAACAGAAGCAATGAAAAACTTAGGAGATGCCATAGTTAGACTCATCGGGGGAGAATAAATAACCTGATAATACTATAGTTAAAATTAAATATTGTTAACTACGTAGGCTTAAGCTTACTGGGTAAAAATAATTTTTCGATAATCCCGGGCTTAGGCTTGTACTATCTATAAAGACACTTAAGATTTAATAAGTCAAATACCTACTCGGTCTAGTGCTCAGGGTGGGTCTTTTCAAAGTGGAGGAGCTCTAAGCAAAACAACATAAGAAAGTTTAACAGTTACAAATCCCTTTTCAAAATCCAATTTAAGATTTATGACATCGGCGGGAAAGTGCTGCCAAGGCCTATATCACTGGAGGCCTTAGCTATGACAGCAATACTGTTTTTTCCCTTGCTACCCATTGTTAGTATTGTAGAACCTGAACACCCCTGGGTAACAACCATTGCATTGTCAGGTGCTTGTTCCTGGGTGATGTCACAAATAGACTTACAGGGAAAATTCATGCCTGTATTCTTCAAAGATATGATAAGTTTTCTTGCGAGACCAAAAACAACTAATT
This portion of the Desulfolucanica intricata genome encodes:
- a CDS encoding selenium metabolism-associated LysR family transcriptional regulator, with protein sequence MNINFLHTFATVIEMDSISKAAKNLNITQPAVSKQISALEEQYGIKLLERLGRRMVPTEAGNKLYKHAKIILTHLEKLEEEMNELVSEIRGRLVIGASTIPGQYILPKIIGAFKKEYPQVKTFLEVADSGKVVQKLLDHEIHLGAVGTRVQHEKIASVKLAGDELVLITPPDHPFANRVGVRAAELAGENLVWRESDSGTRQEVEGKLAKAGLNIENLMIVAEFGSTEAIISAVEAGLGVSFVSRWAVQKKAGQQSLAVLNLEDVSLDRNLYVIYPKRKYFNRAAEAFINFLRSLNAEDFLK
- a CDS encoding RNA polymerase sigma factor SigX; the encoded protein is MMGDLPVSNFKNLFDSHYPEVYRLLTYLLGNQSAAEDLAQETFLKLYQSPPREKENLAGWLFRVARNLAFNYLRSEKGRYRREERCVLQGNEITAGLSSEEAFLRKQEAVLVHEVLQKLTERDRNCLLLKFSGMSYAEIAEIIGVKQTSVGTVLARARANFKKEFTRLKGSEL
- a CDS encoding conjugal transfer protein; translation: MDRRLLYRWLASGVLWLLLIVIVVISIRSINIVNRTGHIAANALTIENEQTITGLRDIAQSFAVEWATWNGNPESYKQRMSLFLDKVPTLVPPDAIQEVTASSVLSVDTKNNEDYRVRVLLHAHRLVPVADAGSVPTTLIPVTREDLARLQSNNSIDISQLPASSWQDFLLYVEIPVKVENDQPVIAGWPVIITPEYTKGSIKQSSDCNSLASDDFATFVNQFMSLYYGGQPLTNFVVSGVNIKPVYGWKLESVNEVRVNNDKNPTQARVQVLVSAPGVSNLTQDVYLKLKPTGNSFLIEDLGSI
- a CDS encoding conjugal transfer protein, with amino-acid sequence MRKFNSYKSLFKIQFKIYDIGGKVLPRPISLEALAMTAILFFPLLPIVSIVEPEHPWVTTIALSGACSWVMSQIDLQGKFMPVFFKDMISFLARPKTTNLVGQKINRLRRYRIEWRLPEVD
- a CDS encoding TcpD family membrane protein; its protein translation is MREISYIFSGHKLKFTMFFSIMLLIMFIPDVALAYDFKSGAQSVLDVVKIIVIIAVLVGAITTFARREMAAAVTIIVVGAVLIFLSSGTEAMKNLGDAIVRLIGGE
- a CDS encoding energy-coupling factor ABC transporter substrate-binding protein, which encodes MSTAAKNTILIFLVLALVVIPLALHGTAEFGGADGQAEELIGQINKDYQPWYSSFWEPPSGEIESLLFAAQAAVGSGFIGYYFGYVRGKKKQQKE
- a CDS encoding ABC transporter permease subunit — encoded protein: MLIIASITFREVLRKKVLLLTSLLSLAFLSLYGLGVYHANKSFDGTEAQMIKMAVVPQLFSMGLYFGNFIIAFLAIFSAVGAISTEVENGIMHAVLSRPIRRREVVLGKFIGYGTMLILGAAVFFIAISLIISVITGYYIPVKSSIIALTLFCFQPLLLLALALLGTVFLSTLANGVALFSLYAVGVIGGILEQIGYFVKNITLKNLGIISSLVIPTDAIYRKIIHIVMSASNLPLLTMQQLGPFGSQAEPSGLMIGYSVFYLLVTLVLAVYIFNRRDV
- a CDS encoding ABC transporter ATP-binding protein, coding for MIVETKNLTKIYGRKPGCERICLSVSEGQIFGLLGPNGAGKSTLVKMLTGLLRPTSGEARLLNRPLGDLEARKKIGFLPENFRYQDWLTGYELLSFHAALFRLDKSQFKKRITEVLEMVGLKGREKQKIKTYSKGMQQRIGLACALLPDPDLLFLDEPTSALDPLGRREVREIILELKGRGKTVFLNSHLLSEVEMICDQVAVIKGGRIVKSGTVKELTNQNIEVELVVGGMNDLIARGLEAAAVKLTVDGNRLWVTLDNENNVPRLAEIVVQNGGQLFKLDTRQGSLEDFFVELVSDKGGGPC
- a CDS encoding energy-coupling factor ABC transporter ATP-binding protein — protein: MKEYILEAKGVEFSYPDGTKALKDINIGIEKGKKVAVLGSNGAGKSTLFLHFNGILKPTKGSIRYNGKDISYKHKHLMELRKNVGIVFQDPDTQLFSASVLQEISFGPLNLGLSKEEVLKRVNEAMRAAEIVDLKDKPTHFLSYGQKKRVSIADILAMEPEVIIFDEPTAWLDPKLSLQIMELFNKLNKDGITVVLSTHDIDLAYSWADYIIVMEQGQVVEEGFPESIFLNEELLHNSGLERPFIIEMYLELVRKGWLTANKPVPRTKEELFALLVTKAPEAV
- a CDS encoding anti-sigma factor family protein — translated: MCCDVGILQAYLDQELEPTRIGEIEAHLAACAECRRLLEELRENDSFVTAQLEAYSGLFNHKDIKAGEAWSRFTENHVLKQKKAFNLKGVFNFMKRYKLAAAVFTMVLAFAVSMSFSSVRSFAGELLTVFRVEKVETIDINPNELAKMQEAIEKGVGEVDIDNFGNIKVSGKNTQEPVTLDEAQKAVDFTIKLPSDLPGDYSEPVLYKNTGSTASLTLDVDNVNQLLMSLGSSKLLPQELDNKTFTLHIPVAIGAEYTAKNGSHLMIGQTRSPEMVVPEGVDVNEIRSALVSVPVLPESLKKQLVAINDWQHTVLVPNIKGSSQEVMVNGVQGVFMSSPKDAHNDGAALLWQKDGVIYVIAGSSLTLTQAQSIAASMR
- a CDS encoding energy-coupling factor ABC transporter permease, which produces MQKRYLTVVLAMLSTFFVFPEYVYAMHIMEGFLPIKWSIIWSLITLPFILVGLLSIYKKVKDNPGLKMLLGLAGAFAFVLSALKLPSISGSCSHPTGVGLGAILFGPFAMSVLGLIVLLFQAVLLAHGGLTTLGANTFSMAVVGPFVAYGVYRVLQKCGAPMWLCVFLAAALGDLATYAVTSAQLALAFPSEIGGFMTSLYKFMSVFAVTQIPLAVSEGLLTVLVMNFLTVHSKNELEELSVQTKGVKA
- a CDS encoding DUF4878 domain-containing protein gives rise to the protein MMENQKGKEVVNILKSRLIITVSASLLLFLIGCNSSSSSPGQTLILFVENMREGNYTEAAQYVSALTGAEYKMDLPTFLTLMANEGNPDNISKWTNVEVISEKIDGTQARVKVKVTIKPDGQEFTYDTEIPMRKEDDVWKLYLTSRGYVRK
- the cbiQ gene encoding cobalt ECF transporter T component CbiQ, translating into MLSIDQYAYTNELRSYHPGEKFAFTILTMVICLAASSIATSLAVLLLMSAAVIWRAGIPCRVYVKYMSVPLFFLLVGVATIAVVVSKESYASLFGFTIGGFKVGVTSQSIRAAVSTLSKSLGAVSCLYFLSLTTPMTDVIYIFRKMKVPALFIELMTLIYRFIFVLMETAEKIYTAQSSRLGYSSVKISFCSLGKLASNLFMKSFYRSQLLFQALSARCYTGGLNVVEPQYVFSYTNLLLIVVLELALVALTLYSGGELL